One Paracoccaceae bacterium genomic region harbors:
- a CDS encoding lytic murein transglycosylase, producing MRAPLMAFLMAATPLAAEVPVSRAAEAAMEQLGDTAGLARWVADFRPRALAAGIAPDTIDRAMSDLAYNPDVIRRDRRQNEFTKTIWDYLDTAVSEDRVTRGRAALARHADLLARIEAEYGVEKEVVVALWGLESAYGGFRGDVPTIAALATLAYDGRRAAFFERELIAALRILQEGHVTPDRMTGSWAGAMGHTQFMPTSFLALAVDFTGNGRRDVWGDDPADALASAAAYLRHHGWRQGMPWGVEVRLPKGFDYAGTGEQVVRPVADWQAAGVRLWGGGDLPDHGPGAVLLPAGHRGAAFLIWPNFQVIERYNPADAYVIAIGHLSDRLRGGPPVGADWPRDDRALTLPERITLQERLTAAGFDTKGIDGRIGPNTIAAVRAFQAARGMVPDGYASPALLAALP from the coding sequence ATGCGGGCACCCCTGATGGCGTTCCTCATGGCGGCAACCCCGCTGGCCGCCGAGGTGCCGGTCTCGCGCGCGGCGGAGGCGGCGATGGAACAGCTGGGCGACACCGCAGGGCTGGCCCGCTGGGTGGCGGACTTCCGCCCCCGCGCCCTCGCGGCGGGGATCGCGCCGGACACCATCGACCGCGCGATGTCGGACCTTGCCTACAACCCCGACGTGATCCGCCGCGACCGTCGGCAGAACGAGTTCACCAAGACGATCTGGGACTACCTCGACACCGCCGTGTCGGAGGACCGCGTGACCCGCGGCCGCGCCGCGCTGGCCCGGCACGCCGACCTTCTGGCCCGGATCGAGGCGGAATACGGCGTCGAGAAAGAGGTGGTCGTCGCGCTCTGGGGGCTCGAGTCCGCCTACGGCGGGTTCCGGGGCGACGTGCCCACCATCGCGGCGCTCGCCACGCTGGCCTATGACGGCCGCCGCGCCGCATTCTTCGAACGCGAGCTGATCGCCGCGCTGCGCATCCTCCAGGAAGGGCACGTCACCCCGGACCGCATGACCGGAAGCTGGGCGGGCGCCATGGGTCACACCCAGTTCATGCCGACCTCCTTCCTCGCCCTGGCGGTGGATTTCACCGGCAACGGCCGGCGCGACGTCTGGGGCGACGATCCGGCCGACGCGCTTGCATCGGCCGCCGCCTACCTGCGCCACCACGGCTGGCGGCAAGGCATGCCCTGGGGTGTCGAGGTGCGGCTGCCCAAGGGGTTCGACTATGCCGGGACGGGCGAACAGGTGGTGCGGCCGGTGGCTGACTGGCAGGCGGCAGGCGTGCGGCTGTGGGGCGGGGGCGACCTGCCCGATCACGGGCCGGGTGCGGTGCTGCTGCCGGCGGGGCACCGGGGCGCGGCCTTCCTGATCTGGCCGAACTTCCAGGTGATCGAACGCTACAACCCGGCAGATGCCTATGTGATCGCCATCGGGCATCTGTCCGACCGGCTGCGCGGCGGCCCGCCGGTCGGCGCGGACTGGCCGCGCGACGACCGCGCGCTGACCCTGCCGGAACGGATCACCCTGCAGGAACGGCTGACCGCCGCCGGGTTCGATACAAAGGGCATCGACGGGCGCATCGGCCCCAACACGATCGCCGCCGTCCGGGCCTTCCAGGCGGCGCGGGGCATGGTGCCCGACGGCTATGCCAGCCCCGCCCTGCTGGCGGCGCTGCCCTGA
- a CDS encoding VacJ family lipoprotein, whose protein sequence is MDENDRQMDADGKVFSTRVLAVVAMLVAGACAAPAPVQPHYDPDEANNRQRHEFNRSLDRTLLKPASGAYGGVLPRPVRQGVSNFASNLDTPKDVVNSLLQGRGEAAAENTLRFVLNTTIGIGGLFDPARALGVEGRRTDFGETMHVWGFPEGAYHELPFFGPSTDRDTVGAVVDIVMNPVRLALPGREGAAATVASVASRLGDRYQYSDTVDSILYESADSYAQARLLYLQNRRYELGQSGGEDDFFDPYEE, encoded by the coding sequence ATGGATGAAAACGATAGGCAGATGGACGCGGACGGCAAAGTGTTTTCAACGCGAGTTCTCGCGGTTGTGGCAATGCTGGTTGCGGGGGCCTGTGCGGCGCCGGCCCCGGTCCAGCCGCATTACGACCCCGACGAGGCGAACAACCGCCAGCGGCACGAGTTCAACCGGTCGCTGGACCGGACGCTGCTGAAACCGGCGTCGGGCGCCTATGGCGGCGTCCTGCCCCGGCCGGTGCGGCAGGGCGTTTCGAACTTTGCCTCGAACCTCGACACGCCCAAGGATGTGGTGAACAGCCTGCTGCAGGGCCGGGGCGAGGCGGCGGCCGAGAACACGCTGCGGTTCGTGCTGAACACGACGATCGGCATCGGCGGCCTGTTCGATCCGGCGCGGGCGCTGGGGGTCGAGGGGCGGCGCACCGATTTCGGCGAGACGATGCATGTCTGGGGCTTTCCCGAGGGGGCCTATCACGAACTGCCGTTCTTCGGGCCCTCGACCGACCGCGACACGGTGGGCGCCGTGGTGGACATCGTGATGAACCCGGTCCGGCTGGCGTTGCCCGGACGCGAGGGGGCGGCGGCCACGGTCGCCAGCGTCGCCTCAAGACTTGGTGATCGCTACCAGTATTCGGATACGGTCGATTCAATCCTATATGAAAGCGCCGATAGCTATGCCCAGGCGCGTCTGCTGTATCTGCAGAACCGGCGCTACGAACTGGGCCAGAGCGGCGGCGAGGACGATTTCTTCGACCCCTATGAGGAGTGA
- a CDS encoding type I secretion system permease/ATPase, which produces MNGLDRRKGLDELRRARRGGGLWISVALFSVFVNMLLLTGPLYMLQIYDRVLGSRSEETLIALSLLVGFLFLAMGLLDHVRGRVMARIAARFQDRLDRRVFEASVRRLSVLPNDQIAAPATRDLESVQRLLASPVLTALFDIPWTPFFVAAIFVFHPWLGWMSLAGGALLIVLALANQWATRGPLARTNAAQASAERTADLLRAEAETVQALGMGTAGFERWNRQRSEALTRSTEAADRGGAFTVTSRTFRLFLQSAILGLGAWLVLQGELTPGAMIAASILLGRALAPVEQTVGQWAVVQRAQEGWNRLSILLSIQPPEAPRTALPRPRAALEVTALSVVPPGEQVAVLRGVSFKVDPGQALGVIGPSGSGKSTLARAITGVWRPASGKIRLDGAALDQYAPDALGALIGYLPQRVALFDGTIAENIARLAAQPDAAQVVAAAQAAAAHDMILRLPDGYDTRVSALGGRLSGGQIQRIGLARALYGDPVLLVLDEPNSNLDNDGSMALNIAIRALKARGGSVLIMAHRPAAIQECDVLLVMQDGQRAAFGPRDQVLRDMVKNHTEIVRQAGPGGVA; this is translated from the coding sequence GTGAACGGACTGGATCGACGCAAGGGGCTGGACGAACTGCGGCGCGCGCGCCGGGGCGGCGGGCTGTGGATTTCGGTCGCGCTGTTCTCGGTCTTCGTGAACATGCTGCTGCTGACCGGCCCGCTCTACATGCTGCAGATCTATGACCGCGTGCTCGGCTCGCGCAGCGAGGAAACGCTGATCGCGCTGTCGCTGCTGGTGGGCTTCCTGTTCCTCGCCATGGGTCTCCTTGACCATGTGCGCGGCCGGGTCATGGCCCGCATCGCCGCCCGCTTCCAGGACCGGCTGGACCGCCGCGTGTTCGAGGCGTCGGTGCGCCGCCTGTCGGTCCTGCCGAACGACCAGATCGCCGCCCCGGCCACCCGCGACCTCGAATCCGTGCAGCGGCTGCTGGCCTCGCCGGTGCTGACCGCGCTCTTCGACATTCCCTGGACGCCCTTCTTCGTCGCCGCGATCTTCGTCTTCCATCCCTGGCTGGGCTGGATGTCGCTGGCCGGCGGCGCCCTCCTGATCGTGCTGGCGCTGGCGAACCAGTGGGCGACGCGCGGGCCGCTCGCCCGCACCAACGCCGCGCAGGCCTCGGCCGAACGCACCGCCGACCTGCTGCGCGCCGAGGCCGAGACGGTGCAGGCCCTCGGCATGGGCACCGCCGGGTTCGAGCGCTGGAACCGCCAGCGGTCCGAGGCGCTGACCCGCTCGACCGAGGCCGCCGATCGCGGCGGCGCCTTCACCGTCACCAGCCGCACCTTCCGGCTGTTCCTGCAATCCGCCATCCTGGGGCTCGGCGCCTGGCTCGTGCTCCAGGGCGAACTGACCCCCGGCGCGATGATCGCGGCCTCGATCCTGCTCGGCCGGGCGCTGGCTCCGGTGGAACAGACGGTCGGACAGTGGGCCGTGGTGCAGCGCGCGCAGGAGGGCTGGAACCGGCTGTCCATCCTGCTGTCGATCCAGCCGCCCGAGGCGCCGCGCACCGCCCTGCCGCGTCCCCGCGCCGCACTCGAGGTCACCGCGCTGTCCGTGGTGCCGCCGGGCGAACAGGTGGCGGTGCTGCGCGGCGTCTCGTTCAAGGTCGATCCCGGGCAGGCGCTGGGTGTCATCGGGCCTTCGGGGTCGGGCAAGTCCACGCTGGCCCGCGCCATCACCGGCGTCTGGCGCCCCGCCTCGGGGAAGATCCGGCTGGATGGCGCCGCGCTTGACCAGTATGCCCCCGATGCCCTGGGTGCGCTGATCGGCTACCTGCCGCAGCGCGTCGCGCTGTTCGATGGCACGATCGCCGAGAACATCGCCCGCCTCGCGGCCCAACCCGATGCCGCACAGGTGGTCGCGGCGGCGCAGGCCGCCGCCGCGCATGACATGATCCTGCGCCTGCCCGACGGCTATGACACCCGCGTCTCGGCCCTGGGCGGCAGGTTGTCCGGCGGCCAGATCCAGCGCATCGGCCTTGCCCGCGCGCTTTACGGCGATCCGGTGCTGCTGGTGCTGGACGAACCCAACTCCAACCTCGACAACGACGGGTCGATGGCGCTGAACATCGCGATCCGGGCGCTCAAGGCGCGGGGCGGGTCGGTCCTGATCATGGCGCACCGCCCGGCCGCGATCCAGGAATGCGACGTCCTGCTGGTGATGCAGGACGGCCAGCGCGCCGCCTTCGGCCCGCGTGACCAGGTGCTGCGCGACATGGTCAAGAACCACACGGAAATCGTGCGCCAGGCAGGCCCCGGAGGTGTGGCATGA
- a CDS encoding HlyD family type I secretion periplasmic adaptor subunit: MNYSARGPIILGMVTLLALVGGFGVWSVGTTLTGAVVASGQIEVEQNRQVVQHPDGGVVESILVTEGQTVQAGDTLMRLDGTLLRSELSIVESQFLEILARRGRLEAERDDAATLTFPAELVSMAATRADAAELLEGQRRLFEARLDTMRQQTEQLARRADQTRSQIDGIDAQIDALSDQLELIAQETASVQELLDKGLAQAARLLALQREEARLRGQLGELVATRAGNEGRITEIELEVLRLAAARREEANAQLRDIGYRELELAERRRALVERIARLDILAPVAGVVLGLAVTTPRAVLRPADPVMFLIPQDRPLVIAAQIPPIHIDQVRPGQPAVLVFSAFSTRTTPELKGQVVVVSADAFTDERTGLTYYRAEILPDPGELEKLTGLTLIPGMPVEAFIRTEARTPLAYLVKPFTDYFTRAFRES, from the coding sequence ATGAACTATTCGGCACGCGGCCCCATCATTCTGGGCATGGTCACGCTTCTGGCGTTGGTGGGCGGGTTCGGCGTCTGGTCGGTCGGCACCACGCTGACCGGCGCGGTCGTCGCCTCGGGCCAGATCGAGGTCGAACAGAACCGGCAGGTCGTGCAGCACCCCGATGGCGGCGTTGTCGAATCGATCCTCGTGACCGAGGGGCAGACGGTGCAGGCGGGCGACACGCTGATGCGGCTCGACGGCACGCTGCTGCGGTCCGAACTTTCCATCGTCGAAAGCCAGTTCCTTGAAATCCTCGCGCGTCGCGGCAGGCTCGAGGCGGAACGCGACGACGCCGCGACGCTGACCTTCCCCGCCGAACTGGTGTCCATGGCCGCGACCCGCGCCGATGCCGCCGAGCTTCTGGAAGGCCAGCGCCGCCTGTTCGAGGCGCGGCTCGACACCATGCGCCAGCAGACCGAACAGCTTGCCCGACGCGCCGACCAGACCCGGTCCCAGATCGACGGCATCGACGCCCAGATCGACGCGCTGTCCGACCAGCTGGAACTGATCGCCCAGGAAACCGCCTCGGTGCAGGAACTGCTCGACAAGGGGCTGGCGCAGGCTGCCCGCCTCCTGGCCCTTCAGCGCGAAGAGGCACGGCTGCGCGGGCAGTTGGGCGAACTGGTGGCCACCCGCGCCGGCAACGAGGGCCGGATCACCGAGATCGAGCTTGAGGTGCTGCGCCTCGCCGCCGCCCGTCGGGAAGAGGCGAACGCGCAGTTGCGCGACATCGGCTATCGCGAGCTTGAACTGGCCGAACGCCGCCGCGCGCTGGTCGAACGCATCGCCCGGCTCGATATCCTGGCGCCGGTGGCAGGGGTGGTGCTGGGCCTTGCCGTCACCACGCCGCGCGCCGTGCTGCGTCCCGCCGATCCGGTGATGTTCCTCATCCCGCAGGATCGGCCGCTGGTCATCGCCGCACAGATCCCGCCGATCCACATCGATCAGGTGCGCCCGGGCCAGCCTGCCGTGCTGGTGTTCTCGGCCTTCTCCACCCGGACGACGCCGGAACTCAAGGGGCAGGTAGTGGTGGTCTCGGCCGATGCCTTCACCGACGAACGCACGGGGCTGACCTATTATCGGGCCGAGATCCTGCCCGACCCGGGCGAACTGGAAAAGCTGACCGGCCTGACACTGATTCCCGGCATGCCGGTCGAGGCGTTCATCCGCACCGAGGCGCGCACGCCGCTGGCCTATCTGGTGAAACCCTTCACCGACTACTTCACCCGCGCCTTCCGCGAAAGCTGA
- the xylA gene encoding xylose isomerase, translating into MTDFFKGIAPIRYEGPDSDNEFAFRHYNPDEQVLGKRMEDHLRFAVAYWHSFAWPGGDPFGGQTLDRPWFGDTMDLARMKADVAFEMFDILGTPFWCFHDADVRPEGATFAESLSRLEAIVDYFAEKQATHKARLLWGTANLFSHRRWMSGAATNPDPEVYAYAAATVKSCLDATLKLGGQNYVLWGGREGYETLLNTDLRRERQQAGRFLTQVVEYADKIGFKGTILIEPKPQEPSKHQYDYDVATVYGFLKEFGLEGRVKTNIEQGHAILAGHSFEHEIALAASLGIFGSIDMNRNDYQSGWDTDQFPNNHAEKALAFYEILRAGGYTTGGTNFDAKIRRQSLDPEDLILAHVGGMDTCARALKSAAAMLQDGRLEAARAERYAGWDGARGKSLLAGGLDDAAATVLAEGINPEPRSGRQERLENLVNRFV; encoded by the coding sequence ATGACCGATTTCTTCAAGGGCATCGCGCCCATCCGCTACGAAGGCCCCGACAGCGACAACGAATTCGCCTTCCGCCACTACAACCCCGACGAACAGGTCCTGGGCAAGCGGATGGAGGATCACCTGCGCTTCGCCGTGGCCTACTGGCACAGCTTTGCCTGGCCGGGCGGCGATCCCTTCGGCGGCCAGACCCTTGATCGCCCCTGGTTCGGCGACACGATGGATCTCGCCCGGATGAAGGCCGATGTCGCCTTCGAGATGTTCGATATCCTCGGCACGCCCTTCTGGTGCTTCCACGACGCCGATGTGCGGCCCGAAGGCGCCACCTTCGCCGAAAGCCTGTCGCGGCTGGAGGCCATCGTCGATTACTTCGCGGAAAAGCAGGCCACCCACAAGGCGCGGCTGCTCTGGGGCACCGCCAACCTGTTCAGCCATCGCCGCTGGATGTCCGGCGCCGCCACCAACCCCGATCCCGAGGTCTATGCCTATGCGGCGGCCACGGTGAAATCCTGCCTTGATGCCACGCTGAAACTGGGCGGGCAGAACTATGTCCTCTGGGGCGGGCGCGAAGGCTATGAGACGCTGCTGAACACCGACCTGCGGCGCGAACGCCAGCAGGCCGGGCGATTCCTGACCCAGGTCGTCGAATATGCCGACAAGATCGGGTTCAAGGGCACCATCCTGATCGAGCCCAAGCCGCAGGAACCCTCGAAGCACCAGTATGACTACGACGTGGCGACGGTTTACGGCTTCCTCAAGGAATTCGGGCTGGAAGGCCGGGTCAAGACCAACATCGAACAGGGCCACGCCATCCTTGCCGGCCATTCCTTCGAGCACGAGATCGCGCTGGCCGCGTCGCTGGGCATCTTCGGCTCGATCGACATGAACCGGAACGACTACCAGTCGGGCTGGGATACCGACCAGTTCCCGAACAACCACGCCGAAAAGGCGCTGGCCTTCTACGAAATCCTGCGGGCTGGCGGCTACACCACCGGCGGCACCAACTTCGACGCCAAGATCCGCCGCCAGAGCCTCGACCCCGAAGACCTCATACTCGCCCATGTCGGCGGCATGGATACCTGCGCCCGCGCGCTGAAATCCGCCGCCGCGATGCTGCAGGACGGGCGGCTGGAGGCGGCCCGCGCCGAACGCTACGCGGGCTGGGACGGCGCACGGGGCAAGTCGCTTCTGGCGGGCGGCCTCGACGACGCTGCGGCAACGGTGCTGGCCGAGGGCATCAACCCCGAACCCCGCTCGGGTCGGCAGGAACGCCTCGAAAACCTCGTGAACCGCTTCGTCTAG
- a CDS encoding phosphodiesterase, with the protein MTGPALPPAFLRLPVAHRALHDRAAGRIENSAAAIAAAVAAGYAIEIDLQLSSDGQAMVFHDDDLDRLTSETGPVAARSAAELAAIPLKDGQDSIPTLPEVLDMVAGRVPLLIEIKDQSGAMSATDGRLEAATARALADYSGPVAVMSFNPHSILRMRDLAPGIARGLTTSAFDPDAWSPLPADTCARLREIPDYDATGASFISHEWADLSRPRVAALKAQGAAILCWTIRGAEAEGIARRIAQNITFEGYPAPIPA; encoded by the coding sequence ATGACCGGCCCCGCGCTCCCCCCCGCCTTCCTGCGCCTCCCCGTCGCCCACCGCGCCCTCCACGACCGCGCCGCCGGCCGCATCGAGAACTCGGCCGCCGCCATCGCCGCGGCGGTCGCGGCGGGCTATGCGATCGAGATCGACCTGCAGCTTTCGTCCGACGGTCAGGCGATGGTGTTCCATGACGACGATCTTGACCGCCTGACGTCCGAGACCGGGCCCGTTGCCGCCCGCAGCGCTGCCGAGCTTGCCGCCATCCCGTTGAAAGATGGTCAGGATTCCATCCCGACCCTGCCAGAGGTCCTGGACATGGTGGCAGGCCGGGTGCCGCTGCTGATCGAGATCAAGGACCAGTCGGGCGCAATGTCCGCGACCGATGGTCGGCTTGAAGCCGCCACCGCCCGTGCGCTGGCGGACTATTCCGGGCCGGTCGCGGTCATGTCCTTCAATCCGCACAGCATTCTCCGCATGCGGGATCTGGCCCCCGGCATCGCCCGGGGGCTGACCACCTCGGCCTTCGATCCCGATGCCTGGTCGCCGCTGCCCGCCGACACCTGCGCCCGCCTGCGCGAGATCCCCGACTACGACGCCACGGGGGCCAGCTTCATCAGCCACGAATGGGCCGACCTGTCCCGTCCCCGGGTTGCCGCGCTCAAGGCGCAGGGCGCCGCAATCCTGTGCTGGACGATCCGCGGCGCCGAAGCCGAAGGCATCGCGCGCCGGATCGCACAGAACATCACCTTCGAAGGCTATCCCGCCCCGATCCCCGCTTGA
- a CDS encoding RidA family protein, producing the protein MHPIDARLAELGVTLPDAPAPAANYVPFVIAAGGLVHVSGQISQNADGFIKGRLGADLAVDEGAAAARACAISLLSQVKKACGGDWNRLRRAVKLVGFVNSTADFTDQPKVINGASDFLVAVLGDAGRHARSAVSAASLPFGVAVEIEGIFEIE; encoded by the coding sequence ATGCATCCCATCGACGCCCGCCTCGCCGAACTCGGCGTGACCCTGCCCGACGCCCCCGCGCCCGCCGCGAACTACGTGCCCTTCGTCATCGCCGCCGGCGGGCTGGTGCATGTGTCGGGGCAGATTTCCCAGAATGCAGACGGGTTCATCAAGGGCAGGCTGGGTGCCGACCTTGCGGTGGACGAGGGCGCCGCAGCGGCCCGCGCCTGCGCCATCTCATTGCTTTCACAGGTGAAAAAGGCCTGCGGGGGCGATTGGAACCGGCTGCGTCGGGCGGTCAAGCTGGTGGGGTTCGTGAACTCCACCGCCGATTTCACCGACCAGCCCAAGGTCATCAACGGCGCGTCGGATTTCCTGGTCGCCGTGCTGGGCGATGCCGGGCGGCATGCCCGGTCCGCCGTCTCGGCCGCCTCGCTCCCCTTCGGCGTCGCCGTCGAGATCGAGGGCATCTTCGAGATCGAATGA
- a CDS encoding N-acetyltransferase, whose product MDAPALTASLHERIDDIPAADWDALACPETADGGPPRDPFTTHRFLQALEKSGSVGAGTGWSPQHLALRQGGRLVAVAPMYAKGHSQGEYIFDHSWAQAWQRAGGRYYPKLQIAVPFTPATGRRFLVAPDLGAQGVPALLEAAVEVTSRARLSSLHATFCTEAEATAGAEHGLLHRITQQFHWENRGFRDYADFLDTLASRKRKALRKERSQAQAFGGTIRLRTGDDLRPEHWDAFWTFYQDTGSRKWGQPYLTRRFFDLVQATMRHDTLLVLAERGGRPVAGALNFIGRDTLFGRYWGCIEDHPFLHFELCYHQAIDWAIARGLDRVEAGAQGEHKLARGYLPVECHSLHWIADPGLRQAVDRYLDHERRAVGEEIEVLTAYGPFRRGPANAECE is encoded by the coding sequence ATGGACGCCCCCGCCCTGACGGCGAGCCTGCACGAACGGATCGACGACATCCCGGCGGCCGATTGGGATGCCCTGGCCTGCCCCGAGACTGCCGACGGCGGACCGCCCCGTGATCCGTTCACCACGCACCGCTTCCTGCAAGCCCTTGAGAAATCGGGATCGGTCGGTGCGGGCACCGGATGGAGCCCGCAGCACCTGGCGCTGCGGCAGGGGGGGCGGCTGGTGGCCGTGGCGCCGATGTATGCCAAGGGGCACAGCCAGGGCGAGTACATCTTTGACCATTCCTGGGCGCAGGCCTGGCAGCGCGCCGGCGGGCGCTATTACCCCAAGCTTCAGATCGCCGTGCCCTTCACCCCGGCGACCGGGCGGCGGTTTCTTGTGGCGCCGGACCTGGGCGCTCAGGGTGTGCCCGCCTTGCTGGAGGCGGCGGTCGAGGTGACGTCGCGGGCCCGCCTGTCATCGCTGCACGCCACCTTCTGCACCGAGGCCGAGGCAACGGCCGGGGCGGAACACGGCCTGCTGCACCGGATCACGCAGCAGTTCCATTGGGAGAACAGGGGTTTCCGCGACTACGCCGATTTCCTTGACACGCTGGCCAGCCGCAAGCGCAAGGCGCTGCGCAAGGAGCGCAGCCAGGCCCAGGCCTTTGGCGGAACGATCCGCCTGCGCACCGGCGACGACCTGCGCCCGGAACACTGGGATGCCTTCTGGACCTTCTACCAGGACACCGGCAGCCGCAAATGGGGCCAGCCCTATCTGACGCGGCGGTTCTTCGATCTGGTTCAGGCGACGATGCGGCATGACACGCTGCTGGTTCTGGCGGAACGCGGCGGCCGCCCGGTGGCCGGCGCGCTCAACTTCATCGGGCGCGACACGCTGTTCGGCCGCTACTGGGGCTGCATCGAGGATCATCCCTTCCTGCATTTCGAACTGTGCTATCATCAGGCGATCGACTGGGCGATCGCCCGGGGTCTGGACCGGGTCGAGGCGGGGGCGCAGGGCGAACACAAGCTGGCGCGCGGCTATCTGCCGGTCGAGTGCCACTCGCTGCACTGGATTGCCGACCCCGGCCTGCGGCAGGCGGTTGACCGCTATCTGGATCATGAGCGTCGCGCCGTCGGTGAAGAGATCGAGGTGCTGACCGCCTATGGTCCCTTCCGGCGGGGGCCTGCCAATGCCGAATGCGAATGA
- a CDS encoding 4a-hydroxytetrahydrobiopterin dehydratase — MPRPERLADRAALAPLFAAGWTEVAGRDAITRTYRFADFNAAFGFMVRVALVAEKMDHHPEWTNVYRTVTVTLTTHDAGGVTVLDLALAAKMDEIAG; from the coding sequence ATGCCCAGACCCGAACGGCTTGCCGACCGCGCCGCGCTGGCCCCGCTTTTCGCCGCAGGCTGGACCGAGGTGGCGGGGCGCGATGCAATCACCCGGACCTATCGCTTCGCCGATTTCAACGCCGCCTTCGGGTTCATGGTCCGTGTGGCGCTGGTGGCCGAGAAGATGGACCACCATCCGGAGTGGACCAACGTCTACCGCACCGTCACCGTCACGCTGACCACGCATGACGCGGGCGGGGTGACCGTGCTGGACCTCGCGCTGGCCGCGAAGATGGACGAGATCGCGGGATAG
- a CDS encoding ABC transporter substrate-binding protein produces MTGSPISPRFLSRRMLLTVGAAAAAVAALPREAMALDMNSARALIDRAVADVNATINSGKSESAMFGDFERIFSRYADVPVIARSALGPAARSASAGDMRAFTAAFQGYISRKYGRRFREFIGGQIEVTGAKPIKTYFEVTSVAKLRGQAPFDLRWHVTEKGGKQLFFNIIIEGVNMLAAERTEIGAMLDRRRGNIGALIEDMKRA; encoded by the coding sequence ATGACCGGTTCGCCCATTTCCCCCCGCTTCCTGTCGCGCCGCATGCTGCTGACCGTGGGGGCCGCTGCGGCCGCCGTGGCGGCGCTGCCGCGCGAGGCGATGGCGCTGGACATGAATTCGGCGCGGGCGCTGATCGACAGGGCGGTTGCCGACGTCAACGCCACGATCAATTCCGGCAAGTCGGAATCGGCGATGTTCGGCGATTTCGAGCGGATCTTCTCGCGCTATGCCGATGTGCCGGTGATCGCGCGCTCGGCGCTCGGCCCGGCGGCGCGGTCGGCCTCGGCCGGTGACATGCGGGCGTTCACGGCCGCCTTCCAGGGCTATATCAGCCGGAAATACGGCCGGCGGTTCCGCGAGTTCATCGGCGGGCAGATCGAGGTGACCGGCGCGAAGCCGATCAAGACCTATTTCGAGGTGACCTCGGTCGCCAAGCTGCGCGGGCAGGCGCCGTTTGACCTGCGCTGGCATGTGACCGAGAAGGGCGGAAAGCAGTTGTTCTTCAACATCATCATCGAGGGTGTGAACATGCTGGCCGCCGAACGCACCGAGATCGGCGCGATGCTGGACCGGCGCCGGGGCAACATCGGCGCGCTGATCGAGGACATGAAGCGCGCCTGA
- a CDS encoding glutathione S-transferase family protein — protein MAGLTFYTNPMSRGRMARWMLEEIGQPYETVVLDYGTTMKAPDYLAVNPMGKVPALRHGETTVTECGAVIAYLAFTFPDAGLLPEDRGHFLRWMFFGAGPLEQAVTMRALGFEAPAERRGMVGFGAFDDVVGALRGLVAAGPYLAGDRFSALDVYLGSQIGWGVQFGTLPGDPAFRAYWDRIKDRPAATRAREIDDALMPRKD, from the coding sequence ATGGCCGGACTGACCTTCTATACCAACCCGATGTCGCGCGGCCGGATGGCCCGCTGGATGCTCGAGGAGATCGGGCAACCCTATGAAACCGTGGTGCTGGACTATGGCACCACCATGAAGGCGCCGGACTATCTGGCGGTGAACCCGATGGGCAAGGTGCCCGCGCTGCGCCATGGCGAGACCACCGTCACGGAATGCGGCGCGGTGATCGCCTATCTTGCCTTCACCTTCCCCGATGCCGGGCTTCTGCCAGAGGACCGGGGGCATTTCCTGCGCTGGATGTTCTTTGGCGCCGGTCCGCTGGAACAGGCGGTGACGATGCGCGCCCTCGGGTTCGAGGCGCCGGCGGAACGGCGCGGCATGGTGGGGTTCGGGGCCTTCGACGATGTCGTGGGCGCGCTGCGCGGGCTGGTCGCTGCGGGCCCCTACCTGGCCGGAGACCGGTTCTCGGCGCTTGACGTCTATCTTGGCAGCCAGATCGGCTGGGGCGTGCAGTTCGGCACGCTGCCCGGCGACCCGGCCTTCCGCGCCTACTGGGACCGGATCAAGGACCGCCCCGCCGCAACCCGGGCGCGCGAGATCGACGACGCGCTGATGCCGAGGAAGGATTGA